The following are from one region of the Streptomyces changanensis genome:
- a CDS encoding AAA family ATPase — MTGNTGPTPVPGGEAPGVIVVSGISAAGKSTVAQGLAERLPRSVHLRGDVFRRMIVSGRADMTAEVPPEAVAQLRLRHRLAAASADAYVEAGFTVVLQDVLLGEHPVEITRTIRSRPLAVVVLAPDPEVVARREEQRSKTGYGPDWQPQDLDRILRVDTPPIGLWLDTSHQSVDRTVDEILRRAWSEGAVS, encoded by the coding sequence ATGACCGGCAACACCGGCCCGACCCCCGTCCCCGGCGGCGAGGCGCCCGGCGTCATCGTCGTCTCGGGCATCTCGGCCGCGGGCAAGTCCACCGTCGCCCAGGGTCTCGCCGAGCGCCTGCCGCGCTCGGTACACCTCCGCGGCGACGTGTTCCGCCGCATGATCGTCAGCGGCCGGGCGGACATGACGGCCGAGGTCCCGCCGGAGGCCGTCGCCCAGCTGCGGCTGCGCCACCGGCTGGCCGCCGCGTCCGCCGACGCCTACGTCGAGGCCGGCTTCACCGTCGTGCTCCAGGACGTCCTGCTCGGCGAGCACCCGGTCGAGATCACCCGGACGATCAGGAGCCGCCCGCTGGCCGTCGTCGTGCTGGCGCCCGACCCGGAGGTCGTGGCCCGGCGCGAGGAGCAGCGCTCGAAGACCGGCTACGGGCCCGACTGGCAGCCGCAGGACCTCGACAGGATCCTCCGGGTCGACACGCCCCCGATCGGGCTGTGGCTCGACACCTCCCACCAGTCCGTCGACCGGACCGTCGACGAGATCCTGCGGCGGGCCTGGTCCGAGGGTGCCGTCTCCTGA
- a CDS encoding carbohydrate-binding protein produces the protein MRPTSPLSLLACATLAAGAVVALPGAAATAAPTRLEAERAPAVCDGTIDADHTGHTGTGFCNGRNALGAAVTFTVDAPQAGSAAVTVRFANGTTTARPADVTVNGAAAASASFGPTGTWATWTTATFTVPLRQGGNTVRLSPTTAAGLANIDHLDADTGTTPPPSGPVLYAAPDGTEGASGTLSDPTTLTSALARVTPGGTVYLRGGTYRSARTVTIPADADGRPGDRTELFAHPGETPVLNFAAMAEDPANRGLALHASYWHVRGLVVEHAGDNGIFVGGSDNVIERTVTRFNRDTGLQLSRSASTTPREQWPARNLVLTARSHDNADSDGEDADGFAAKLTVGPGNVFRHAVAHNNIDDGWDLYTKTDTGPIGAVTVEDSLALHNGTLSDGTQNASGDRNGYKLGGEDIAVDHVVRRSIAYRNGKHGFTYNRNPGTMTVSDNVSVDNAQRNFSFDAGTSVFRNNTSCRTGGGTNDKTVGDADGSNQFWTGANGPRCSAYGGTLAWSFAADGRLVVTFGGTAATP, from the coding sequence ATGAGACCGACATCCCCACTGTCGTTACTGGCCTGCGCCACCCTGGCCGCCGGCGCCGTCGTCGCCCTGCCCGGCGCCGCCGCCACCGCCGCGCCGACCCGCCTGGAGGCGGAACGCGCCCCCGCCGTCTGCGACGGCACCATCGACGCCGACCACACCGGCCACACCGGCACGGGCTTCTGCAACGGACGCAACGCCCTGGGCGCGGCCGTCACGTTCACGGTGGACGCGCCGCAGGCCGGCAGCGCGGCGGTGACGGTCCGCTTCGCCAACGGCACCACCACCGCACGCCCCGCCGACGTCACGGTGAACGGAGCAGCGGCCGCCTCGGCGTCCTTCGGACCCACCGGCACCTGGGCGACCTGGACGACGGCCACGTTCACCGTCCCCCTGCGGCAGGGCGGCAACACCGTCCGGCTGAGCCCCACCACCGCCGCCGGCCTCGCCAACATCGACCACCTCGACGCCGACACGGGCACCACCCCGCCGCCGTCCGGCCCCGTCCTGTACGCGGCGCCCGACGGGACCGAGGGCGCGAGCGGCACGCTGTCGGACCCGACGACGCTCACCTCCGCCCTCGCCCGCGTCACCCCCGGCGGCACGGTGTACCTGCGCGGCGGCACCTACCGCTCCGCCCGCACGGTCACCATCCCGGCGGACGCCGACGGCAGGCCCGGCGACCGCACGGAACTGTTCGCCCACCCGGGGGAGACCCCGGTGCTGAACTTCGCGGCCATGGCCGAGGACCCGGCCAACCGCGGGCTCGCCCTGCACGCCTCGTACTGGCACGTACGCGGCCTCGTCGTCGAACACGCCGGGGACAACGGCATCTTCGTCGGCGGCAGCGACAACGTCATCGAGCGCACCGTGACCCGCTTCAACCGCGACACCGGGCTGCAGCTCTCGCGGTCGGCCTCCACCACGCCCCGCGAGCAGTGGCCCGCCCGCAACCTCGTCCTCACCGCCCGGTCGCACGACAACGCCGACTCCGACGGCGAGGACGCCGACGGCTTCGCCGCCAAACTGACCGTCGGCCCCGGCAACGTCTTCCGCCACGCCGTCGCCCACAACAACATCGACGACGGCTGGGACCTGTACACCAAGACCGACACCGGCCCCATCGGCGCGGTCACCGTCGAGGACTCCCTCGCCCTCCACAACGGCACCCTCTCCGACGGCACCCAGAACGCCAGCGGCGACCGCAACGGCTACAAGCTGGGCGGCGAGGACATCGCCGTCGACCACGTCGTCCGCCGCAGCATCGCCTACCGCAACGGCAAGCACGGCTTCACCTACAACCGGAACCCCGGCACGATGACCGTCTCCGACAACGTCAGCGTCGACAACGCCCAGCGCAACTTCTCCTTCGACGCCGGCACCTCGGTGTTCCGGAACAACACCTCCTGCCGCACCGGCGGCGGCACGAACGACAAGACCGTCGGGGACGCCGACGGCTCCAACCAGTTCTGGACCGGCGCCAACGGTCCCCGCTGCTCCGCGTACGGCGGCACCCTCGCCTGGTCGTTCGCCGCCGACGGCCGCCTCGTGGTGACCTTCGGGGGCACGGCCGCCACGCCCTGA
- a CDS encoding ATP-binding cassette domain-containing protein: protein MSKATRTDARTAAPHAADRHDVIRVHGARVNNLKDVSIEIPKRRLTVFTGVSGSGKSSLVFDTIAAESQRLINETYSAFVQGFMPTPARPEADVLDGLTTVISVDQQRIGADPRSTVGTVTDANAMLRILFSRLGEPHIGPPSAYAFNVPSVRASGAITVERGARKAVKATFQRTGGMCTRCEGRGTVSDIDLTQLYDDSKSIAEGAFTIPGWKSDNVWTVGVYAESGFLDPHKPIRAYTKKEMQDFLYREPTKVKVNGVNLTYEGLIPKIQKSFLSKDKEAMQPHIRAFVERAVTFTTCPECDGTRLSEGARASRVAGISIADACAREIRDLAEWVRGVDEPSVAPLLAKLGHTLDSFVEIGLGYLSLDRPSGTLSGGEAQRVKMVRHLGSSLTDVTYVFDEPTIGLHPHDIQRMNDLLLRLRDKGNTVLVVEHKPEVIAIADHVVDLGPGAGTAGGTVCFQGTVEGLRTASSVTGRHYDDRAGLKETVREPTGTLEIRGANTHNLRDVDVDVPLGVLCVVTGVAGSGKSSLLHGSLPAGAGVVAVDQSPIRGSRRSNPATYTGLLDPIRKAFAKANGVKPALFSANSEGACPTCNGAGVLYTDLAMMAGVATPCEDCEGRRFQTSVLEYRLGGRDISEVLAMSVAEAEEFFGSGDAATPAAHRILDRLADVGLGYLTLGQPLTTLSGGERQRLKLATHMADKGGVYVLDEPTAGLHLADVAQLLGLLDRLVDAGKSVIVVEHHQAVMAHADWIIDLGPGAGHDGGRVVFEGSPADLVAARSTLTGEHLAAYVGR from the coding sequence ATGAGCAAGGCCACGAGGACGGACGCGCGCACGGCCGCGCCGCACGCCGCGGACCGCCACGACGTGATCCGCGTGCACGGCGCGCGCGTGAACAACCTCAAGGACGTCAGCATCGAGATCCCGAAGAGACGGCTGACGGTGTTCACCGGCGTCTCCGGCTCCGGCAAGAGCTCCCTCGTCTTCGACACGATCGCCGCGGAGTCGCAGCGGCTCATCAACGAGACCTACAGCGCCTTCGTCCAGGGCTTCATGCCGACCCCGGCGCGGCCGGAGGCCGACGTGCTCGACGGGCTGACCACCGTGATCAGCGTCGACCAGCAGCGCATCGGCGCCGACCCCCGCTCCACCGTCGGCACCGTCACCGACGCCAACGCGATGCTGCGCATCCTCTTCAGCCGCCTCGGCGAGCCGCACATCGGCCCGCCCAGCGCGTACGCGTTCAACGTCCCCTCGGTTCGGGCGAGCGGCGCGATCACCGTGGAGCGCGGTGCGAGGAAGGCGGTGAAGGCGACCTTCCAGCGCACCGGCGGCATGTGCACGCGCTGCGAGGGCCGGGGGACGGTCTCCGACATCGACCTCACCCAGCTCTACGACGACTCCAAGTCGATCGCCGAGGGCGCGTTCACCATCCCCGGCTGGAAGTCCGACAACGTGTGGACCGTCGGCGTCTACGCCGAGTCGGGCTTCCTCGACCCGCACAAGCCGATCCGCGCGTACACGAAGAAGGAGATGCAGGACTTCCTGTACCGCGAGCCGACCAAGGTCAAGGTCAACGGCGTCAACCTCACCTACGAGGGGTTGATCCCCAAGATCCAGAAGTCGTTCCTGTCGAAGGACAAGGAGGCGATGCAGCCGCACATCCGGGCGTTCGTGGAGCGGGCCGTCACCTTCACCACCTGCCCCGAGTGCGACGGTACCCGGCTCAGCGAGGGGGCCCGCGCGTCGAGGGTCGCGGGGATCAGCATCGCCGACGCCTGCGCGAGGGAGATCCGGGACCTGGCCGAGTGGGTCCGCGGTGTGGACGAGCCCTCGGTGGCGCCGCTCCTCGCCAAGCTGGGCCACACCCTCGACTCGTTCGTGGAGATCGGGCTGGGCTACCTGTCGCTCGACCGCCCGTCGGGCACCCTGTCGGGCGGTGAGGCGCAGCGCGTGAAGATGGTCCGCCACCTCGGGTCCTCCCTCACCGACGTCACGTACGTCTTCGACGAACCGACCATCGGCCTGCACCCGCACGACATCCAGCGGATGAACGACCTGCTGCTGCGCCTGCGCGACAAGGGCAACACCGTGCTCGTCGTCGAGCACAAGCCGGAGGTCATCGCCATCGCCGACCACGTCGTCGACCTCGGCCCCGGCGCCGGCACGGCGGGCGGCACCGTCTGTTTCCAGGGCACCGTCGAGGGGCTGCGGACCGCCAGCAGCGTCACCGGGCGCCACTACGACGACCGGGCCGGCCTCAAGGAGACCGTGCGCGAGCCCACCGGCACGCTGGAGATCCGCGGCGCGAACACGCACAACCTGCGCGACGTCGACGTCGACGTCCCCCTCGGCGTGCTGTGCGTCGTCACCGGGGTCGCCGGGTCCGGCAAGAGCTCCCTCCTGCACGGTTCCCTCCCCGCCGGCGCGGGCGTGGTGGCGGTCGACCAGAGCCCCATCCGCGGCTCGCGGCGGAGCAACCCGGCGACGTACACCGGGCTGCTCGATCCGATCCGCAAGGCGTTCGCCAAGGCCAACGGGGTGAAGCCGGCCCTTTTCAGCGCCAACTCCGAGGGCGCCTGCCCGACGTGCAACGGCGCCGGCGTCCTCTACACCGACCTGGCCATGATGGCGGGCGTCGCCACCCCCTGCGAGGACTGCGAGGGCCGGCGGTTCCAGACGTCGGTGCTGGAGTACCGGCTCGGCGGCCGTGACATCAGCGAGGTCCTGGCGATGTCGGTGGCGGAGGCCGAGGAGTTCTTCGGTTCCGGGGACGCGGCCACGCCGGCCGCGCACCGGATCCTCGACCGCCTCGCCGACGTCGGGCTCGGCTACCTGACCCTCGGCCAGCCGCTCACCACGCTCTCCGGCGGCGAGCGGCAGCGGCTCAAGCTGGCGACGCACATGGCCGACAAGGGTGGCGTCTACGTCCTCGACGAGCCGACCGCCGGCCTGCACCTCGCCGACGTGGCGCAGCTGCTGGGGCTGCTCGACCGGCTCGTCGACGCGGGGAAGTCGGTCATCGTCGTCGAGCACCACCAGGCGGTCATGGCCCACGCCGACTGGATCATCGACCTCGGGCCCGGCGCCGGCCACGACGGTGGCCGGGTCGTCTTCGAGGGCAGCCCGGCCGACCTGGTGGCCGCCCGCTCCACCCTCACCGGCGAACACCTCGCGGCGTACGTCGGCCGCTGA